The genomic region TCTTCCTGGACCGTTTTCTTCCGGACCTACAGGGAATGGGGCCTGCCTTGCAGATCATCTTCTCCGAACCCAACCGGCCTCAACAAAATTTTTGGGTTTTCCAGAACCACCCGGAGTTTGAGGACCAAAGGCCCGGGCGGTACCGCCTAACGATCAAAGAAATTGAGCCCAGGTATTATTCCGGCCTCCAGGTAACCAAAGATCCGGGCGTCGGGGTGGTTTGGGCCGGCTGCTTGATTATGATCACAGGGTTCTACATGACTTTTTTTATGTCCCATCGCCGGATATGGGTGAGGTTGACGGAAAAAGAGGGCGGAACACTGGTGGCAATTGCCGGATCCAGCGACCGGGACCGCACCGGGTTCGAGGAAGAATTCGAAAAAATTGCCCAAGCCTTGAGGGAGACTCAGAGGGCGCAGGAGGATTATAAAGAAAGAGAGGGCCGATCATGATCAGCACCAAGATGTTTAGCAGCGTAACTTTTTTATATCTGGCCGGCACGGTGCTTTATTTCAATTTCTTAGCCTTCCGATCAGAGCAACTGGGAAAAGTTGCTACCGCACTATCCTGGGCAACCTTGTTGATTCACACTGCGGCTATCCTTTGGCGCTGGGTGGAATCTTACCAATTGGGGATGGGCCACGCCCCCCTTTCCAATATGTACGAGTCATTGGTCTTTTTCTCCTGGTGCATCGCCTTGCTCTACCTTCTTTGGGAAAGGAAAATGAAATCGAGAATCATCGGAGCTTTTGCTATGCCCTTTGCTTTTCTTTTCATCGCTTATGCTTCCCTGGCCCCGGGTGTCTCTGACCGGATCGATCCTCTGATCCCTGCGCTGCAGAGCAACTGGCTCCATGCCCATGTTATCACCTGCTTCCTCAGCTATGCCTCTTTCGCCCTTTCCTGCGGCGTGAGCATCATGTACCTGCTAAAAATTAGAAAAAAAGAGAAAGGGAAGAAGGAAACTGGATGGATCTCTTTGTTCCCCCCATTAGAATCTTTAGATG from Deltaproteobacteria bacterium harbors:
- the ccsB gene encoding c-type cytochrome biogenesis protein CcsB encodes the protein MISTKMFSSVTFLYLAGTVLYFNFLAFRSEQLGKVATALSWATLLIHTAAILWRWVESYQLGMGHAPLSNMYESLVFFSWCIALLYLLWERKMKSRIIGAFAMPFAFLFIAYASLAPGVSDRIDPLIPALQSNWLHAHVITCFLSYASFALSCGVSIMYLLKIRKKEKGKKETGWISLFPPLESLDALVYKTIAVGFPLLTIGIITGAAWANYAWGSYWSWDPKETWSLITWFVYAIFLHARFAREWRGKRTAVISVIGFAAVIFTYFGVNYVLSGLHSYA